From a single Anoplolepis gracilipes chromosome 3, ASM4749672v1, whole genome shotgun sequence genomic region:
- the LOC140663999 gene encoding uncharacterized protein isoform X1 has protein sequence MTDSQQQFCLRWNNFQANITSQFEALRDDEDFVDVTFACDGRRLQAHKVVLSACSPYFKELFKTNPCKHPIIFMRDVEFEHLQSLLEFMYAGEVNISQAELPTFLRTAESLQIRGLTDSQNNQHNNEKHLKTNNIHASNGRDLISPSFDDERSRTPPPSSPPPLKRLCKKSDSPPISSPTPSIPPCATIAPRSRPLIEPQVQLDCYKDLDIVEPKIELPEYGSDDDCSPKQEANTLPSGFLSLDSGMEVLPSYPSSYQGNQNVEGGMPGPSHGATELNQEQQADLRKLHSLDPRPCPVCNRMYSNLSNLRQHIRLIHNPQSVTCPLCNKPFKTKLYLKRHLVSFHDLSVADRQRQEEIYQHQVKVQVQGQGQGQGQTQVQGGTQTQTQTQVQAQTQAQIQAQTQVDNKVLLAAPAPPSRAVTEEGGASGGGGGTTEPKLRSFQAQAGDNAYSVEVAQISDSKHFASGMLQFDATYH, from the exons ATGACGGATAGCCAGCAGCAGTTTTGCTTGCGGTGGAATAACTTTCAGGCGAACATCACGAGCCAGTTCGAGGCGCTGCGAGATGACGAGGACTTCGTCGACGTTACCTTCGCGTGCGACGGCAGGCGACTCCAAGCGCACAAGGTCGTCCTTTCCGCGTGCAGCCCTTACTTCAAGGAGCTGTTCAAG ACAAATCCTTGCAAGCatccaataatttttatgcgagATGTTGAATTTGAACATCTACAGTCGCTATTGGAATTTATGTACGCTGGAGAGGTAAACATCTCGCAGGCTGAATTACCTACATTTCTGCGTACTGCTGAATCTCTTCAAATTCGTGGCCTCACTGACTCCCAAAATAATCAGCACAACAATGAAAAg CATTTGAAGACAAATAACATCCATGCATCAAATGGCCGTGATCTGATCTCACCGAGCTTTGACGATGAACGCAGTAGAACACCACCACCTTCGAGCCCTCCACCACTGAAAAGGCTGTGTAAAAAAAGTGATTCACCTCCAATTTCTAGTCCAACACCCTCTATACCGCCTTGTGCTACCATTGCACCTCGCTCGCGCCCACTTATCGAGCCTCAAGTTCAGCTCGATTGTTATAAAGATCTCGATATTGTTGag CCAAAAATAGAATTACCTGAATATGGCAGTGATGACGATTGCTCACCTAAACAGGAAGCTAATACATTACCCAGTGGATTTCTCAGCTTGGATAGTGGTATGGAAGTATTGCCATCTTATCCATCATCTTATCAAG GAAACCAAAATGTAGAAGGAGGAATGCCAGGTCCATCACATGGGGCTACAGAATTAAATCAGGAGCAGCAAG CTGACCTGCGTAAACTGCACTCGCTGGACCCACGCCCCTGTCCTGTGTGCAACCGCATGTACAGTAACTTGTCCAACCTGCGGCAGCACATACGCCTCATCCACAACCCTCAGAGTGTCACTTGCCCTCTATGTAACAAGCCATTCAAGACCAAGCTGTACCTGAAGCGTCACCTGGTCAGTTTCCACGACCTCAGTGTGGCAGACAGGCAACGTCAGGAAGAAATCTACCAACATCAAGTTAAGGTTCAGGTCCAGGGACAGGGACAGGGACAGGGACAAACGCAGGTTCAGGGAGGAACTCAGACTCAAACTCAAACACAAGTTCAGGCTCAAACACAAGCTCAGATTCAAGCTCAGACTCAGGTGGATAATAAGGTGCTTTTAGCAGCTCCTGCCCCACCTTCTCGGGCTGTTACCGAGGAAGGTGGGGCTagcggtggtggtggtggcaCCACAGAACCAAAGCTCAGATCGTTTCAGGCACAAGCTGGCGATAATGCTTATTCGGTAGAGGTGGCGCAGATTAGTGATTCAAAGCATTTTGCTAGCGGGATGTTGCAATTCGATGCTACGTATCACTAA
- the LOC140663999 gene encoding uncharacterized protein isoform X2, whose amino-acid sequence MTDSQQQFCLRWNNFQANITSQFEALRDDEDFVDVTFACDGRRLQAHKVVLSACSPYFKELFKTNPCKHPIIFMRDVEFEHLQSLLEFMYAGEVNISQAELPTFLRTAESLQIRGLTDSQNNQHNNEKHLKTNNIHASNGRDLISPSFDDERSRTPPPSSPPPLKRLCKKSDSPPISSPTPSIPPCATIAPRSRPLIEPQVQLDCYKDLDIVEPKIELPEYGSDDDCSPKQEANTLPSGFLSLDSGMEVLPSYPSSYQGNQNVEGGMPGPSHGATELNQEQQARRVRRGRPRLGTRGGKHPSPSVRRNSPSRSDWLPLDMRTTPPAAMPAFRGFEESSSDGVVHLGEGIAVCEEQLRAVKWSDYRKLTRGLAAILFSPTELATCSVTGQRWSRAGTATERPVKPALDKAKVQAIISYVTSRFPSVDVSSVKQVLAYKCKENSTALKMKSIRYICDRQDTDTSPRGESEDK is encoded by the exons ATGACGGATAGCCAGCAGCAGTTTTGCTTGCGGTGGAATAACTTTCAGGCGAACATCACGAGCCAGTTCGAGGCGCTGCGAGATGACGAGGACTTCGTCGACGTTACCTTCGCGTGCGACGGCAGGCGACTCCAAGCGCACAAGGTCGTCCTTTCCGCGTGCAGCCCTTACTTCAAGGAGCTGTTCAAG ACAAATCCTTGCAAGCatccaataatttttatgcgagATGTTGAATTTGAACATCTACAGTCGCTATTGGAATTTATGTACGCTGGAGAGGTAAACATCTCGCAGGCTGAATTACCTACATTTCTGCGTACTGCTGAATCTCTTCAAATTCGTGGCCTCACTGACTCCCAAAATAATCAGCACAACAATGAAAAg CATTTGAAGACAAATAACATCCATGCATCAAATGGCCGTGATCTGATCTCACCGAGCTTTGACGATGAACGCAGTAGAACACCACCACCTTCGAGCCCTCCACCACTGAAAAGGCTGTGTAAAAAAAGTGATTCACCTCCAATTTCTAGTCCAACACCCTCTATACCGCCTTGTGCTACCATTGCACCTCGCTCGCGCCCACTTATCGAGCCTCAAGTTCAGCTCGATTGTTATAAAGATCTCGATATTGTTGag CCAAAAATAGAATTACCTGAATATGGCAGTGATGACGATTGCTCACCTAAACAGGAAGCTAATACATTACCCAGTGGATTTCTCAGCTTGGATAGTGGTATGGAAGTATTGCCATCTTATCCATCATCTTATCAAG GAAACCAAAATGTAGAAGGAGGAATGCCAGGTCCATCACATGGGGCTACAGAATTAAATCAGGAGCAGCAAG CCCGAAGAGTACGTCGCGGTAGACCACGACTCGGAACCAGAGGTGGCAAACATCCATCGCCGTCCGTTCGCAGAAATTCGCCCTCCAGGAGTGACTGGCTACCCTTGGACATGAGAACGACTCCACCAGCCGCGATGCCTGCCTTCCGTGGATTCGAAGAGTCTTCGTCGGATGGTGTG GTCCACTTAGGTGAGGGCATAGCTGTCTGCGAGGAGCAACTAAGGGCCGTCAAATGGAGTGATTATCGCAAGTTGACACGCGGATTAGCCGCGATATTGTTCAGCCCAACGGAACTGGCGACGTGCTCTGTCACCGGTCAACGTTGGAGCCGCGCCGGCACAGCTACTGAACGTCCTGTCAAACCTGCCCTCGACAAGGCTAAGGTTCAAGCCATTATAT CTTATGTGACGTCGAGGTTTCCGTCAGTGGACGTTAGCAGCGTGAAACAGGTCTTAGCATATAAATGCAAAGAGAACTCCACCGCTCTCAAGATGAAGTCTATACGATACATATG CGATAGACAGGATACGGACACGTCACCGCGGGGTGAGTCCGAGGACAAGTGA
- the LOC140663999 gene encoding uncharacterized protein isoform X3, which yields MTDSQQQFCLRWNNFQANITSQFEALRDDEDFVDVTFACDGRRLQAHKVVLSACSPYFKELFKTNPCKHPIIFMRDVEFEHLQSLLEFMYAGEVNISQAELPTFLRTAESLQIRGLTDSQNNQHNNEKHLKTNNIHASNGRDLISPSFDDERSRTPPPSSPPPLKRLCKKSDSPPISSPTPSIPPCATIAPRSRPLIEPQVQLDCYKDLDIVEPKIELPEYGSDDDCSPKQEANTLPSGFLSLDSGMEVLPSYPSSYQGNQNVEGGMPGPSHGATELNQEQQAAAGFGTEGITGSPPSSSSSTSLKISSIVSAVTGAAVCTWHSPRPCPRCARVYSNNSNLRRHLRSAHATAPDLLKLTSLQRKNMVLQSSLVLAASSSEEEEEIVGS from the exons ATGACGGATAGCCAGCAGCAGTTTTGCTTGCGGTGGAATAACTTTCAGGCGAACATCACGAGCCAGTTCGAGGCGCTGCGAGATGACGAGGACTTCGTCGACGTTACCTTCGCGTGCGACGGCAGGCGACTCCAAGCGCACAAGGTCGTCCTTTCCGCGTGCAGCCCTTACTTCAAGGAGCTGTTCAAG ACAAATCCTTGCAAGCatccaataatttttatgcgagATGTTGAATTTGAACATCTACAGTCGCTATTGGAATTTATGTACGCTGGAGAGGTAAACATCTCGCAGGCTGAATTACCTACATTTCTGCGTACTGCTGAATCTCTTCAAATTCGTGGCCTCACTGACTCCCAAAATAATCAGCACAACAATGAAAAg CATTTGAAGACAAATAACATCCATGCATCAAATGGCCGTGATCTGATCTCACCGAGCTTTGACGATGAACGCAGTAGAACACCACCACCTTCGAGCCCTCCACCACTGAAAAGGCTGTGTAAAAAAAGTGATTCACCTCCAATTTCTAGTCCAACACCCTCTATACCGCCTTGTGCTACCATTGCACCTCGCTCGCGCCCACTTATCGAGCCTCAAGTTCAGCTCGATTGTTATAAAGATCTCGATATTGTTGag CCAAAAATAGAATTACCTGAATATGGCAGTGATGACGATTGCTCACCTAAACAGGAAGCTAATACATTACCCAGTGGATTTCTCAGCTTGGATAGTGGTATGGAAGTATTGCCATCTTATCCATCATCTTATCAAG GAAACCAAAATGTAGAAGGAGGAATGCCAGGTCCATCACATGGGGCTACAGAATTAAATCAGGAGCAGCAAG CCGCCGCCGGCTTTGGTACGGAGGGAATCACGGGATCAccaccgtcgtcgtcgtcctcgaCGTCGTTAAAAATATCGAGTATTGTGAGTGCTGTGACCGGCGCCGCAGTCTGCACCTGGCATAGTCCGCGACCTTGTCCGCGCTGCGCCCGCGTCTACAGCAACAACAGTAATCTACGAAGACACCTCAGATCGGCCCATGCGACCGCTCCCGACCTCCTCAAGCTGACGTCGCTGCAACGGAAAAACATGGTGCTGCAGTCTTCTCTGGTTCTCGCTGCCTCCTCTTctgaggaagaagaggagatTGTTGGATCATAA